A region from the Bacteroidota bacterium genome encodes:
- the rplQ gene encoding 50S ribosomal protein L17, protein MRHNKKINHLGRNSAHRSAMLANMAASLILHKRITTTVAKAKALRPYIEPMITRSKDDTTHSRRMVFAELQNKFAVTELFRVVAPKVADRPGGYTRIIKLGHRLGDGAELALMELVDFNENLLKEKTARKARSTRRGGKKSAKATAEAPAASEAAPADNAQSTEA, encoded by the coding sequence ATGAGACACAACAAAAAAATCAATCACCTCGGAAGGAACAGCGCACATCGCAGTGCGATGCTGGCGAATATGGCGGCTTCGCTCATCCTTCACAAGCGGATTACCACCACCGTAGCTAAAGCCAAAGCGCTCCGTCCGTATATTGAGCCCATGATCACACGCTCTAAAGACGATACTACCCATTCGCGCCGCATGGTTTTTGCTGAATTGCAGAACAAATTTGCTGTAACCGAGCTCTTCAGGGTAGTGGCTCCAAAAGTTGCCGACCGTCCGGGTGGCTACACACGCATCATCAAGCTCGGACACCGTCTGGGCGATGGCGCTGAGCTGGCTCTGATGGAACTCGTAGATTTCAATGAGAATCTGCTCAAAGAAAAAACCGCCAGGAAAGCACGTTCGACAAGGCGTGGTGGTAAGAAATCGGCTAAAGCAACAGCAGAAGCTCCTGCAGCTTCCGAGGCTGCCCCGGCCGATAATGCACAAAGCACAGAGGCCTAA
- the eno gene encoding phosphopyruvate hydratase, with product MSYITDVHARQILDSRGNPTIEVDVMTENGIMGRAAVPSGASTGVHEAVELRDNDKSMYLGKSVLQAVKNVNEIIADEMIGYHVGDQAEIDAKLIELDGTPNKSKLGANAILGVSLAVAHAAAQETNQPLFRYLGGVGAYTLPIPMMNIINGGSHADNSIDFQEFMIMPVGAESFAQAIRMGAEVFHSLKSVLKKMGYATNVGDEGGFAPNLKSNEEAIQVILQAIEKAGYKPGEDVALALDPASSEYYLPEENVYHLHKSSGEKLTPAQMVDYWAEWVNKYPILSIEDGMAEDDWAGWKLMTEKLGNKIQLVGDDLFVTNVERLQKGINEGICNSILIKVNQIGSLTETIKCVQLAYRNGYTAIMSHRSGETEDTTIADLAVALNTGLIKTGSASRTDRIAKYNQLLRIEELLGNAAYYPGRSFKYYR from the coding sequence ATGAGCTATATTACTGATGTTCATGCCCGTCAGATCCTCGACTCGAGGGGCAATCCTACCATTGAGGTAGATGTGATGACCGAAAACGGCATCATGGGTCGCGCTGCAGTTCCTTCCGGAGCTTCAACAGGCGTTCACGAAGCTGTTGAACTTCGCGACAACGACAAGAGCATGTATCTGGGCAAAAGCGTTCTTCAGGCAGTGAAGAATGTAAATGAGATTATTGCCGACGAAATGATCGGATACCACGTGGGCGACCAGGCTGAGATTGATGCCAAACTCATCGAACTGGATGGCACACCCAACAAGAGCAAGCTCGGAGCCAACGCCATTCTTGGTGTATCGCTGGCTGTTGCACATGCCGCTGCTCAGGAAACCAATCAGCCACTGTTCCGCTACCTTGGTGGTGTAGGCGCATACACACTGCCCATCCCGATGATGAATATCATCAATGGTGGTTCGCATGCCGACAACAGCATCGACTTCCAGGAATTTATGATCATGCCGGTAGGTGCCGAATCGTTTGCCCAGGCCATCCGTATGGGCGCCGAAGTGTTTCACAGCCTGAAGTCTGTGCTCAAAAAAATGGGCTATGCCACCAATGTGGGCGACGAAGGCGGTTTCGCTCCCAACCTCAAATCGAATGAAGAAGCTATTCAGGTCATCCTGCAAGCCATTGAAAAAGCTGGCTACAAGCCCGGCGAAGATGTGGCACTGGCGCTCGACCCCGCATCATCAGAATACTATCTGCCAGAAGAAAATGTATATCATCTCCACAAATCGAGCGGCGAAAAACTTACGCCCGCACAGATGGTCGATTATTGGGCAGAATGGGTCAACAAATATCCTATCCTTTCGATTGAAGATGGTATGGCCGAAGACGACTGGGCCGGTTGGAAGCTGATGACCGAGAAGCTTGGCAACAAAATTCAGCTGGTGGGCGACGACTTATTCGTGACCAACGTAGAGCGCCTGCAGAAGGGGATTAACGAGGGTATCTGCAACTCCATCCTGATCAAAGTTAACCAGATCGGTTCGCTCACCGAAACCATCAAATGTGTTCAGCTGGCCTATCGCAACGGCTACACTGCCATCATGAGCCACCGTTCGGGTGAAACCGAAGATACCACCATTGCCGACCTGGCTGTGGCGCTGAATACCGGCCTGATCAAGACCGGATCGGCCAGCCGTACCGACCGTATTGCCAAGTACAATCAGCTGCTTCGTATCGAGGAGCTCCTCGGCAATGCCGCTTACTATCCCGGAAGAAGCTTTAAATACTACCGCTAA